A part of Halictus rubicundus isolate RS-2024b chromosome 4, iyHalRubi1_principal, whole genome shotgun sequence genomic DNA contains:
- the LOC143353189 gene encoding potassium channel subfamily K member 15 translates to MLFHRIAVPYGNNRSDIVEDSSELNQSSSGVGSGYVGSGGEHDPRMTSKKSSLSIQFNQPCDNGDESAEKNQIIRKEHMLKIKAASGHVGLLITLMLYTAIGGLVFRHIELPAELARLESLRSNLRSQRRLFVDSISNNTDVLNLHTLVSVKLRAYEEIVQEAVQGGLMVGFVADTIDQNDLPPIVTERWSVLQAVFFASTVLTTIGYGNVVPSTGWGKIFCIFFAFVGIPLTLIVIADWGKLFAGAVVKIGLAVKSKIPFRCSLSCVPTNLAGRRSLGALAAIVLLFLYLACGAGMFMLWEDDWDFFDGFYFCFVTMTTIGFGDLVPKKPKYTLLCTLYILVGLALTSTIIELVRLQYTQSWRRLQRLSGPLAEAIRRLGEQAGGDMSAFHSDLRKVLTVVSMPRLKWSASFNRADSKVRDWEEAVEAVLRDITATANNSQSNKKPIVQIVIYESSV, encoded by the exons ATGCTCTTCCATCGCATCGCAGTTCCATACGGAAATAACCGGAGCGATATTGTGGAGGATTCGAGCGAACTCAATCAGTCGAGCTCGGGTGTCGGAAGCGGTTACGTGGGATCAGGAGGTGAACACGATCCTAGAATGACGAGTAAGAAGTCTAGCCTGTCCATACAGTTTAATCAACCGTGCGACAACGGCGACGAATCCGCGGAAAAGAATCAGATCATCCGCAAGGAGCACATGCTAAAGATCAAAGCAGCTAGTGGCCACGTTGGACTGCTGATTACCCTGATGCTCTACACGGCGATTGGTGGTTTG GTGTTCCGGCATATCGAGCTTCCGGCGGAATTGGCGCGTTTAGAAAGTTTGCGATCGAATCTACGTAGCCAGAGGCGTTTGTTCGTCGACTCCATCTCGAACAATACAGACGTGTTGAACTTGCATACTTTG GTGAGTGTGAAACTACGCGCTTACGAGGAGATCGTCCAAGAAGCTGTGCAGGGGGGTCTGATGGTAGGCTTCGTGGCGGATACGATCGATCAGAATGATCTACCGCCTATCGTCACTGAAAGATGGAGTGTTCTTCAAGCGGTTTTCTTCGCGAGCACGGTTCTTACCACCATTG GGTACGGGAATGTCGTCCCATCGACTGGCTGGGGAAAGATCTTTTGCATTTTCTTCGCTTTCGTTGGTATACCACTCACGCTGATAGTGATAGCCGATTGGGGGAAACTGTTTGCCGGTGCAGTGGTTAAGATCGGATTAGCCGTCAAGTCGAAGATTCCGTTTCGATGTTCCCTGTCTTGCGTTCCGACGAATTTAGCCGGAAGGAGATCGCTCG GAGCTCTGGCAGCGATCGTTCTCCTGTTTTTGTACCTCGCTTGTGGAGCCGGCATGTTTATGTTGTGGGAGGACGACTGGGACTTCTTCGACGGATTTTATTTTTGCTTCGTGACGATGACTACCATAGGGTTCGGAGATCTGGTCCCGA AGAAGCCGAAATACACCCTACTCTGCACCCTTTACATTCTGGTCGGACTGGCCCTAACCAGCACCATCATCGAACTCGTCAGGCTTCAGTATACTCAATCGTGGAGGAGGCTGCAAAGACTCAGCGGGCCATTGGCCGAGGCTATTCGCAGGCTGGGAGAGCAGGCTGGTGGCGACATGTCCGCGTTTCATTCGGATCTTAG GAAAGTGTTGACCGTGGTGTCGATGCCACGTTTGAAATGGTCGGCTTCCTTCAACCGCGCAGATTCGAAGGTCCGGGATTGGGAGGAGGCGGTGGAGGCTGTGCTCCGCGACATCACTGCAACAGCAAACAACTCGCAATCGAATAAAAAACCGATAGTGCAAATTGTCATTTACGAGTCTAGCGTCTGA